Proteins encoded within one genomic window of Panicum virgatum strain AP13 chromosome 1N, P.virgatum_v5, whole genome shotgun sequence:
- the LOC120654929 gene encoding basic leucine zipper 8-like, with translation MQQNCVANLACLPGLDFISFFLPQNDLHIYDFDPLAMVGPYNCNVSTTISSMPAGIADKQERRSNNERKKRRLASNRESARRSRVRKQRRLDDLSSQVAELLDTNQRLLIELNHMIARHARIVRENAKLREEAADLQKRLNEMEVEEAEAAPGIPEVA, from the coding sequence ATGCAACAAAATTGTGTAGCCAATTTAGCATGCCTCCCTGGCTTGGACTTCATTAGCTTTTTCCTACCACAAAATGATCTCCACATCTATGATTTCGATCCACTGGCCATGGTTGGTCCATACAACTGCAATGTAAGTACCACCATCAGCTCAATGCCTGCTGGGATAGCAGACAAGCAAGAGAGGCGCAGCAAcaatgagaggaagaagagaaggttAGCATCAAACCGTGAGTCTGCCAGGAGGTCCCGCGTGAGGAAGCAGAGGCGCTTGGATGACCTGTCATCACAGGTCGCGGAGCTCCTGGATACAAACCAGAGGCTTCTTATTGAGCTCAACCACATGATCGCTAGGCATGCTCGCATAGTTCGTGAGAATGCCAAGCTTAGAGAAGAAGCTGCTGACTTGCAGAAAAGGCTCAATGAGATGGAAGTGGAAGAAGCCGAAGCTGCACCAGGGATCCCTGAGGTGGCTTAG